One genomic segment of Leptospira yasudae includes these proteins:
- a CDS encoding iron-sulfur cluster assembly protein: MRHVMEPKIKMSLVDLGLVYNIQVDRSFAKIEVPLASLASPFGKYLKDEIRNRILLINGLQEVKTQIV; the protein is encoded by the coding sequence TTGAGACACGTGATGGAGCCTAAAATCAAAATGTCGTTAGTCGACTTAGGCTTGGTGTATAATATTCAAGTGGATAGGTCTTTTGCTAAAATCGAGGTTCCTCTTGCTTCTCTCGCCTCGCCGTTTGGAAAATATTTGAAGGATGAAATTAGAAATCGAATTCTTTTGATAAACGGACTTCAAGAAGTTAAAACTCAAATCGTATGA